One segment of Leuconostoc lactis DNA contains the following:
- a CDS encoding bifunctional 5,10-methylenetetrahydrofolate dehydrogenase/5,10-methenyltetrahydrofolate cyclohydrolase, with the protein MTEILDGAAVAKLTNAKTAERVAKLDKPVTLAVIYDPQNDGSRLYVGMKSKKAAALGIQTKDIPTDANATMESVLQLVAELNADDNITGILVQSPLAEGVKEREVFSAVAPHKDADGLGATVQGMLFADALADYTVAATPQGVMTLLNHYGIETFGKQAVVVGRSQLFGRPMFALLNNADATVTLAHRYTPAADLKRYLKDADIVVVGVGKPNFINGADLKQGAVVVDVGMNYVDGKAVGDVDFASVQGIASYITPVPGGVGPMTIATLLENTVTLAEQQQAK; encoded by the coding sequence ATGACTGAAATACTTGATGGCGCAGCTGTGGCAAAGCTCACGAATGCCAAGACTGCTGAACGCGTGGCGAAGCTGGATAAGCCAGTAACGCTGGCTGTAATTTATGACCCACAAAATGACGGGAGTCGTTTATATGTTGGCATGAAATCTAAAAAAGCAGCGGCATTGGGCATTCAAACAAAAGATATTCCAACTGACGCCAATGCAACCATGGAAAGCGTGTTGCAATTGGTGGCTGAATTGAACGCGGATGACAACATTACGGGTATTTTAGTCCAAAGTCCTTTGGCTGAAGGTGTCAAAGAACGTGAAGTTTTCTCAGCGGTTGCCCCGCATAAAGACGCTGATGGTTTAGGTGCCACAGTACAGGGGATGCTCTTTGCAGATGCGTTGGCGGATTACACCGTTGCCGCAACACCGCAAGGTGTGATGACCTTGCTTAATCACTATGGTATTGAAACGTTTGGTAAGCAGGCAGTGGTCGTTGGTCGTTCACAACTTTTTGGCCGCCCAATGTTTGCTTTACTCAATAACGCGGATGCGACGGTGACATTAGCACATCGTTACACACCAGCCGCTGACTTAAAAAGATATTTGAAAGATGCCGATATTGTTGTTGTCGGTGTTGGTAAGCCAAACTTTATTAACGGCGCCGATTTGAAACAAGGTGCTGTTGTCGTTGATGTCGGTATGAATTATGTTGACGGTAAAGCGGTCGGGGATGTTGACTTTGCATCTGTTCAAGGTATTGCCAGCTACATTACCCCAGTACCTGGTGGTGTTGGGCCAATGACGATTGCGACCCTATTAGAAAATACAGTCACACTTGCTGAACAACAGCAAGCTAAATAA
- a CDS encoding ABC transporter permease/substrate binding protein: MLNIPKLPLEDWVTAGVNWLTDHLSGLFNVMQHVGQAVMDGLTNGLTAIPMPLMIAGITLIAILTTPKKIGFPAFTLFGLAIVANQNLWEDLMSTLTLVIMASVISLVIGIPLGILTAKSPKTAAIVKPILDFMQTMPGFVYLIPAVAFFGIGVVPGVFASIIFALPPMVRMTDLGIRQVPVSLVEAADSFGSTTWQKLIKLELPSARNTILAGANQTIMLALSMVVTASMIGAPGLGRGVLSAVQHADIGLGFVNGLGLVILAIIIDRFTQKLTTQPGQKAETKPWKRWTILATVLVMIAGGAINVMTTQKATGQRVNLGYVEWDSEVASTNVLAESLRQHGYNVTMTPLDSAVLWQSVAKGQIDASVSAWLPYTNKVLYNKFKNDVDMLGPNLRGAKTGLVVPDYMAANSIADLSNQADKTITGIEPGAGEMASAQKTLDSYDNLKGWQLQGSSSGAMAIALDKAYKAKKDIVVTGWSPHWMFSKYHLKYLADPKETMGKGENIQTFTRKGLKQDNPKLEKVLDNFHWTKDDMESVMLAIQNGKSPKDAAADWLKSHKKLADSWYD, encoded by the coding sequence ATGCTTAATATACCTAAATTACCCTTAGAAGACTGGGTGACGGCGGGCGTTAACTGGTTAACCGATCATCTATCTGGTTTATTTAATGTCATGCAACACGTCGGGCAAGCTGTCATGGATGGCTTGACCAACGGCTTGACTGCGATTCCAATGCCGCTAATGATTGCTGGTATCACGTTAATTGCCATTTTAACTACACCTAAAAAAATTGGTTTCCCAGCGTTTACCCTTTTTGGTTTAGCCATTGTGGCCAACCAAAATCTGTGGGAAGACTTGATGAGTACGTTGACATTGGTTATCATGGCTTCGGTTATTTCGTTAGTTATTGGTATTCCATTGGGGATTCTAACTGCTAAATCGCCAAAAACAGCAGCCATTGTGAAGCCAATTCTAGACTTTATGCAAACGATGCCCGGTTTCGTTTACTTAATTCCGGCAGTGGCATTCTTCGGAATTGGGGTGGTGCCAGGGGTGTTTGCCTCAATTATCTTTGCTTTGCCACCAATGGTGCGGATGACGGATCTTGGTATTCGTCAAGTCCCCGTATCATTAGTTGAAGCAGCTGATTCTTTTGGGTCAACAACTTGGCAAAAGTTAATCAAGTTAGAATTGCCGAGTGCGCGTAACACGATCTTAGCTGGTGCGAACCAAACGATTATGTTGGCCTTGTCAATGGTTGTGACGGCCTCAATGATCGGGGCACCTGGCTTAGGACGTGGTGTCTTGTCAGCTGTGCAACACGCTGACATTGGTTTAGGTTTCGTCAATGGTCTTGGGTTAGTGATTCTGGCGATTATTATTGATCGCTTTACCCAAAAGTTAACAACACAACCAGGTCAAAAGGCTGAAACCAAACCTTGGAAGCGCTGGACGATTCTAGCCACAGTGCTTGTTATGATTGCTGGCGGTGCCATTAATGTGATGACAACCCAGAAGGCGACAGGCCAACGCGTGAACCTTGGTTATGTGGAATGGGATTCGGAAGTGGCGTCAACTAACGTGTTAGCTGAATCTTTGCGTCAACACGGTTATAATGTGACCATGACACCGCTTGATAGTGCTGTTTTGTGGCAATCTGTCGCGAAGGGGCAAATTGACGCTTCTGTCAGTGCTTGGTTGCCATATACGAATAAAGTGTTGTATAACAAATTTAAAAATGATGTCGACATGCTGGGCCCTAACTTACGCGGTGCCAAAACGGGATTAGTCGTGCCGGATTATATGGCGGCTAATTCAATTGCTGATTTATCTAATCAGGCGGATAAAACCATTACCGGGATTGAGCCTGGGGCTGGTGAAATGGCTAGTGCGCAAAAAACATTGGACAGTTATGATAATTTGAAGGGGTGGCAGTTGCAAGGTTCATCATCTGGTGCGATGGCCATTGCACTTGATAAGGCCTACAAAGCTAAAAAAGATATTGTTGTGACAGGTTGGTCACCACATTGGATGTTTAGTAAGTACCATTTGAAGTATTTGGCTGATCCAAAGGAAACAATGGGTAAGGGTGAAAATATTCAAACCTTTACCCGCAAAGGTTTGAAACAAGATAACCCAAAACTTGAAAAGGTCTTGGATAACTTCCACTGGACGAAAGATGACATGGAAAGTGTCATGTTAGCCATTCAGAATGGTAAATCACCGAAGGATGCGGCTGCTGACTGGCTCAAGTCACACAAAAAACTCGCTGACAGCTGGTATGACTAG
- a CDS encoding CHY zinc finger protein, producing the protein MFNILGIATDAAGRCTHWHTEVDIIANKCQQCQTYYACYLCHNTLTTHEFAPVALTALSVLCGSCGLEMTGNAYLTQTTCPQCHHAFNPQCHLHQQIYFC; encoded by the coding sequence ATGTTTAATATCTTAGGTATCGCAACTGATGCTGCTGGACGCTGCACACATTGGCATACTGAGGTCGATATTATTGCCAACAAATGCCAGCAGTGCCAGACTTACTACGCCTGCTATTTATGCCACAATACGCTGACAACGCATGAATTTGCCCCCGTTGCTTTGACGGCACTAAGTGTTCTTTGTGGTTCATGTGGGTTAGAGATGACAGGTAACGCCTATCTCACACAAACAACCTGTCCCCAGTGCCATCATGCCTTTAATCCACAATGCCATCTACATCAACAGATTTATTTTTGCTAA
- a CDS encoding TrkA C-terminal domain-containing protein has translation MRTIREPRYRKIAYQIAQKIADNDYPVGSKLHARSTLSVAFGVSSETARKAVSVLADLQIVKPIHGSGVEVLSRERAKAFLKQSETTFDIQALHGQINDLIAQQKQDIHTLEQTLSRLFDQTQRVQRHRHSPLTPYELELHDDSPKLGLSVGSLNLWQSTGATLVAILHHDELIVSPGPYAVIERGDTLYFVGNEAVVETVYNFFYQK, from the coding sequence ATGCGAACAATTAGAGAACCACGTTATCGTAAAATCGCCTATCAAATTGCACAGAAAATCGCTGACAACGATTACCCCGTTGGTAGCAAGCTACATGCGCGTTCAACGCTATCCGTGGCCTTCGGTGTCTCGTCAGAAACGGCCCGAAAAGCGGTCAGTGTGCTCGCTGATTTGCAGATTGTGAAACCAATTCATGGTAGTGGGGTTGAAGTTTTATCTCGTGAACGCGCCAAGGCCTTTTTGAAGCAGTCGGAAACAACGTTTGATATTCAAGCCTTGCACGGCCAAATTAATGATCTGATCGCACAACAAAAACAAGATATTCACACATTAGAACAAACCTTATCGCGCCTATTTGACCAAACACAACGCGTCCAACGCCATCGTCATAGTCCATTGACGCCCTATGAACTTGAGTTACATGACGATAGTCCTAAGCTTGGCTTATCAGTCGGCAGTCTTAACCTCTGGCAAAGCACAGGTGCCACGTTGGTTGCCATCCTACATCATGATGAACTTATCGTCTCACCAGGGCCTTATGCGGTAATTGAACGGGGTGATACCTTGTATTTTGTCGGTAACGAAGCAGTCGTTGAGACAGTTTACAATTTCTTTTATCAAAAATAA
- a CDS encoding biotin transporter BioY — MKIQKLTLTVMMIALLIVMAYLPAIPVGLVPIVVQNLGIMLAGALLGWRNGALAIIVWLFMAAIGLPVLVGGAGGFPHFFGATAGYIWSYPVAAALIGLSVQTLDRLKKTNFVTLLLVILIFGAVLVDVSGAIGLHIVTHMPLPQALLLQLTYVPGDCAKAVIATVVTLALRRRFPQLTHV; from the coding sequence ATGAAAATACAAAAGCTCACCCTCACCGTCATGATGATAGCCTTACTGATTGTCATGGCTTACCTGCCCGCCATCCCCGTTGGCTTGGTACCCATTGTCGTGCAAAATCTCGGCATTATGCTGGCTGGCGCACTCCTTGGTTGGCGTAACGGCGCACTCGCGATTATTGTCTGGCTCTTCATGGCCGCCATCGGGTTACCTGTCTTGGTTGGCGGAGCTGGCGGCTTCCCACACTTTTTCGGTGCAACAGCCGGTTATATTTGGTCTTATCCCGTTGCGGCTGCACTGATTGGGCTGAGCGTGCAGACCCTTGATCGTTTGAAAAAAACCAATTTTGTGACCTTATTACTCGTCATTTTAATTTTTGGTGCGGTGCTTGTTGATGTCAGCGGTGCAATTGGCTTGCATATTGTGACCCATATGCCGCTGCCACAGGCTTTGTTATTACAACTCACATATGTGCCAGGTGACTGTGCGAAGGCTGTTATTGCTACAGTAGTCACCCTGGCGTTACGGCGCCGCTTTCCCCAACTCACCCATGTTTAA
- a CDS encoding substrate-binding protein, translating to MTTPFFLTNKKWYTFETRTTADGIPFQRFELTNKATPEAIASFKATMIAIGPEGQIEPDNLNRFQQALGYAARRHYLSEAHGLSDNELAQTLAFISYAIRSYQLLDDSLTPPNTLIFSKRIATLYRQFLKQHPTRIDDLDLNAWIIAQDQQLTQ from the coding sequence ATGACAACACCTTTCTTTCTCACCAATAAAAAATGGTATACCTTTGAAACCCGCACCACAGCGGATGGGATACCCTTTCAACGTTTTGAACTCACCAACAAAGCGACGCCAGAAGCGATTGCTAGCTTCAAAGCAACCATGATTGCCATCGGACCAGAGGGTCAAATCGAGCCGGATAATTTAAATCGCTTTCAACAAGCATTAGGCTATGCCGCACGCCGACACTATCTCTCAGAAGCACATGGGTTATCTGATAACGAATTAGCCCAAACACTGGCATTTATCAGTTATGCGATTCGCTCTTATCAACTACTCGATGATTCGCTGACACCACCCAATACACTCATTTTTAGCAAGCGTATTGCCACACTCTACCGGCAATTTTTGAAGCAACATCCCACCCGTATTGATGATCTCGACCTCAATGCATGGATCATTGCCCAAGACCAGCAACTGACACAATAA
- a CDS encoding quaternary amine ABC transporter ATP-binding protein gives MTNKVEIKHLTKIFGKRPKAALKMVKQNKSKNEIVEKTGSTVGVYDINMTIEEGEIFVIMGLSGSGKSTLIRLLNRLIEPTDGQLFIDGQEITKFNKKQMLDIRRKKMSMVFQNFGLFPHRTLLENTEYGLEVQGVDKAERRQRAEKALDNAKLLSFKDQYPAQLSGGMQQRVGLARALTNDPDILLMDEAFSALDPLVRGEMQEELLELQANVRKTIIFITHDLNEALHIGDHIAIMKDGQLQQVGTGEEILTNPANDYVRTFIGGVDRTKVLTAESIMIPALTTNLTVDGPTVALRKMSDEEVSGLVAVNRNRELLGYLSSDAAVTARRDKTPLTEVVSEMPTVSLDTLIVDIMPIIYDAQTPVAVVDDSNRVKGVIIRGGVLEALADTQGEDEHA, from the coding sequence ATGACGAATAAAGTCGAGATAAAGCACCTAACCAAAATATTTGGGAAACGCCCAAAAGCGGCGTTGAAGATGGTGAAGCAAAATAAGAGTAAGAACGAGATTGTCGAAAAGACAGGGAGTACGGTTGGTGTGTATGACATCAACATGACCATTGAAGAAGGCGAAATCTTCGTGATTATGGGCCTTTCAGGTTCCGGAAAATCAACCTTGATTCGTTTGCTCAATCGATTGATTGAACCAACGGATGGACAGCTCTTTATTGATGGACAAGAAATTACGAAGTTTAATAAGAAACAAATGCTGGATATTCGACGTAAAAAGATGAGCATGGTGTTCCAAAATTTCGGGCTATTTCCCCATCGGACGTTGCTTGAAAATACGGAATACGGGCTAGAAGTGCAGGGTGTTGACAAGGCCGAACGGCGTCAACGGGCCGAAAAAGCTTTAGATAACGCGAAGTTACTGAGTTTTAAAGATCAATACCCAGCCCAACTATCTGGTGGGATGCAACAACGTGTAGGTTTAGCTCGTGCATTGACCAATGATCCTGATATTTTATTGATGGATGAAGCGTTTTCTGCCTTAGATCCACTGGTTCGTGGTGAAATGCAAGAAGAACTATTGGAGTTGCAGGCGAATGTCCGCAAGACCATTATCTTTATTACGCACGATTTGAATGAAGCCTTACACATTGGTGACCATATTGCCATTATGAAAGATGGTCAGTTGCAACAAGTCGGTACGGGTGAAGAAATTTTGACCAATCCAGCCAATGATTATGTGCGAACATTTATCGGTGGCGTTGATCGGACAAAGGTGTTGACAGCGGAAAGTATTATGATTCCAGCCTTAACGACGAACTTGACTGTCGATGGGCCAACGGTGGCGTTGCGTAAGATGTCGGATGAAGAAGTTTCTGGTCTGGTTGCCGTCAACCGTAACCGTGAGCTCCTTGGTTATTTGTCATCTGATGCAGCTGTGACTGCGCGCCGTGATAAAACACCACTGACTGAGGTGGTTTCTGAGATGCCAACGGTTTCATTAGACACGTTAATTGTGGACATTATGCCAATCATTTACGATGCCCAAACCCCTGTTGCGGTTGTTGACGACAGCAATCGGGTCAAAGGTGTCATCATTCGTGGTGGTGTTTTGGAAGCGTTAGCTGATACACAAGGAGAGGACGAACATGCTTAA
- a CDS encoding deoxycytidylate deaminase, translating to MSDQRISWDQYFIAQAAILSTRSTCTRLHVGAVLVKNNRIIASGYNGAVAGTPHCTDVGDLIVDGHCIRAVHAEQNALMQAAQMGISVADATVYVTDVPCVHCTKLLLQAGVSKINYMRNYRNDSFAEELLQQKQVPLQQVPFSQETANQIDLSRFVTHE from the coding sequence ATGTCAGATCAACGGATTAGCTGGGATCAATATTTTATTGCCCAAGCCGCCATTTTATCAACACGTTCAACTTGTACCCGCTTGCATGTCGGGGCCGTTCTGGTCAAAAACAACCGAATTATCGCCAGTGGTTATAACGGAGCCGTTGCTGGCACCCCACACTGTACCGATGTTGGTGACTTAATCGTTGATGGGCATTGTATCCGCGCGGTTCATGCGGAACAAAATGCCCTGATGCAAGCCGCACAAATGGGTATTAGCGTCGCCGACGCGACGGTTTATGTCACCGATGTCCCCTGTGTTCATTGTACGAAGCTCTTATTACAAGCGGGCGTGTCAAAAATTAACTACATGCGTAACTATCGCAACGATTCTTTTGCTGAAGAACTTTTACAACAAAAGCAAGTACCGTTGCAACAAGTGCCCTTTTCACAAGAGACAGCCAATCAAATTGACTTATCGCGCTTCGTCACACATGAATGA
- a CDS encoding biotin--[acetyl-CoA-carboxylase] ligase, translating into MTTVEKLLHIFVNHADEWVSGETIATDLRISRAAVWKAINKLTEAGFMIESQRGLGYRYIPNEKMTSTEIQHLLGVPMAIRVFDSLDSTNRYAKLALIDETLNAPLVVISNIQTHGVGHLGRSFFSPSQTGLYLSIALPLTFQDTVKPHLLTISTAVAVAKSIRTLFGVDLQYQWLNNLYLNQQKVGGILTEGIMTLESQTFSGLVVGIGLNLTPPHTTQPQPMGAITPELTLSRNAVAAQIIQDFFQMYEQYQSGMYLPAYRRHLIGLGETITITQPDQTITGQLLQVTDDGYLQLQTPTGIITLTSGDQL; encoded by the coding sequence ATGACAACTGTAGAAAAATTATTGCATATTTTCGTCAACCATGCCGACGAATGGGTATCTGGTGAAACCATTGCCACTGATCTCCGCATTTCTCGTGCTGCCGTCTGGAAAGCCATCAATAAATTGACTGAAGCCGGCTTTATGATTGAAAGTCAGCGTGGTTTAGGTTACCGTTATATCCCCAATGAAAAAATGACCAGCACCGAAATCCAGCACCTCTTGGGCGTGCCAATGGCGATTCGCGTTTTTGATTCATTAGACTCTACCAATCGCTATGCTAAGCTGGCCTTAATAGATGAGACGCTCAACGCGCCGCTGGTAGTCATTTCAAACATTCAAACACACGGGGTTGGTCATTTAGGTCGTTCATTCTTTTCCCCTAGCCAAACAGGGCTTTATTTGAGTATTGCCTTGCCCCTGACTTTTCAAGATACTGTCAAACCACATTTATTGACGATTAGTACTGCCGTTGCTGTGGCGAAAAGTATCCGGACCCTCTTTGGGGTTGACCTACAGTATCAATGGCTGAATAACTTATATTTAAATCAGCAAAAAGTCGGCGGGATTCTCACTGAGGGCATCATGACCTTAGAAAGCCAAACTTTTTCGGGCTTGGTTGTTGGCATTGGGCTGAATCTCACCCCACCGCATACCACACAACCGCAACCAATGGGTGCAATTACACCAGAATTGACCTTGTCACGCAACGCAGTTGCCGCACAAATTATTCAAGACTTTTTCCAAATGTACGAACAATACCAATCTGGCATGTATTTACCAGCTTATCGGCGTCATTTGATTGGCTTAGGCGAAACAATAACGATCACCCAACCTGATCAAACGATTACCGGACAACTGTTACAAGTGACTGATGACGGTTATCTACAACTACAAACACCAACTGGTATTATTACGCTAACCAGTGGTGATCAACTATAA
- a CDS encoding ABC transporter permease, with the protein MPNGLMIVIKQTYRNHFKSRGYWLLVLSPIIFAGIIAAVVFGITKMQGNTTPNVAVVGNPAVRQVMIKSEKNLDLKVSRITTQAEANKSLDKQTLDGVLTFNANGATLTTQPKSNKINQEAISSVLGNLARTQKAAQYGLTPEQTQALIQPYQLKSVVKQADNRTTNGDNSSMANYGIAVAIGVITMVVVMWYTSMIGTEIANEKSSRIMETLLAATSSNIQYFGKIIGIFALTLTHMLLYLVAGITAYIIFKNNAAVAEIAHNFSGITVGFTVYAVCFILVAVALYLVLTAIIASLVNDNSQVQQAVGPVTVLAMIGYFFSYFMTNMPNNIVIKILSYVPFISQSMMPVRLVTKVESWPAAIVALALSAIALVLLAWFGRGIYAKNVLSYSDDKIMAQLIRNIKHRD; encoded by the coding sequence ATGCCTAATGGACTCATGATCGTCATTAAACAGACGTACCGTAATCATTTCAAATCTCGCGGTTATTGGCTCTTAGTCCTCTCGCCAATCATTTTTGCTGGTATTATTGCTGCGGTTGTCTTTGGCATTACAAAAATGCAAGGCAACACCACCCCAAATGTGGCAGTCGTCGGCAACCCTGCTGTACGCCAAGTCATGATTAAAAGCGAAAAAAACCTCGATCTGAAAGTATCACGTATAACAACACAAGCAGAAGCAAACAAATCACTCGACAAGCAAACCCTTGACGGTGTTCTCACTTTTAATGCTAATGGTGCCACACTCACGACACAGCCTAAAAGTAACAAAATCAATCAAGAGGCAATCAGCAGTGTCTTAGGTAATCTGGCCCGCACACAAAAAGCCGCCCAGTACGGTCTCACACCAGAACAGACCCAAGCATTGATACAGCCTTATCAGTTAAAGTCTGTCGTCAAGCAAGCTGACAACCGTACCACAAATGGTGATAATTCATCAATGGCCAACTACGGCATCGCTGTTGCCATTGGCGTGATCACAATGGTCGTCGTGATGTGGTATACCTCAATGATTGGCACAGAAATCGCCAACGAAAAGTCGTCACGTATTATGGAAACCTTGTTGGCTGCGACATCATCAAACATTCAATATTTCGGTAAAATCATTGGTATTTTTGCGCTAACGCTCACACATATGCTCCTTTACTTGGTTGCCGGTATCACTGCCTATATTATCTTTAAAAATAATGCAGCAGTTGCTGAGATTGCGCATAACTTCTCCGGTATCACTGTAGGATTTACTGTTTATGCTGTTTGCTTTATTTTAGTAGCCGTGGCCTTGTATCTCGTACTGACTGCAATCATTGCCTCCCTCGTTAATGATAATTCACAAGTTCAACAAGCTGTTGGTCCCGTGACGGTGCTGGCCATGATTGGTTATTTCTTTAGTTACTTTATGACTAACATGCCAAACAATATCGTGATTAAAATTTTAAGTTACGTCCCATTTATTTCACAAAGTATGATGCCTGTCCGCCTGGTTACCAAGGTCGAATCCTGGCCAGCTGCCATTGTGGCCCTGGCTTTGTCGGCCATTGCGCTAGTCCTTCTAGCTTGGTTTGGCCGTGGTATTTACGCGAAAAACGTCTTGTCATATAGTGATGACAAGATTATGGCGCAACTCATCCGAAATATCAAACACCGCGATTAA